In a genomic window of Scyliorhinus torazame isolate Kashiwa2021f chromosome 5, sScyTor2.1, whole genome shotgun sequence:
- the LOC140422797 gene encoding transforming growth factor beta activator LRRC33-like, with product MAGTKAVDLSHNSLQTLTEESLLNFSSLQYLDVSSNQLKTIASGALTHLTSLRVLILADNHLGRNFSSSDGAFSHLKKLQVLNLSDNYWDSDTVALHLKNLSSLEELHLSGNLLMKLTPEMFCELLFLKYIFLEKNYITEITSGAFECLPNLVELNLAMNSLSCISNFHLPKLQVLNLSRNGIEFFMTSENEEEYHLQVLDLSHNRLFHFPFLPKLHQIKHLNLSSNLMTSVTPDLLNNSAEWDIRNRYKELTVLSKTSNHSAHASLSEVIFLDLSNNELPDISHGFLNKFSSLEHLNLSGNCFQNFSIENGDELNFLSSLDLSDNKLNNISLGADNQKLLSLTCLYLQNNSIQLLPSQLFKALPKIETVNLANNNVKICNMANKTMGYDSQIHQSSNSNRCVSFSGIPSLKYLNLDGNNIKQLAPYTFYQTPLVYLDISRNKDLEVTKQAMVGLEHSLQFLSLRWNSIQNAKVTLTCLSHLRNLDLSHNQLESLPDGIGCSPLQILDIRGNNLHVLQDLIIRNVSQTLKTLYLSGNDFNCCALTWMDMLNSTDVEVPDVYNAKCFYPKQNDSSTVQLLSDHSACHARSIPKVSPLLILISALAFLLVIGSVITLIVGECCRLCLNPGDENFEADTAPVQTKSEHQLEGLSLSVIKIET from the coding sequence ATGGCGGGGACTAAAGCGGTAGATTTATCCCATAATTCACTCCAGACATTGACAGAGGAATCGCTGCTAAATTTCAGTTCACTGCAATACCTGGATGTCTCCTCTAACCAACTGAAAACGATAGCGTCAGGCGCTCTCACACATTTGACTAGCCTGAGAGTGCTCATTTTGGCGGACAATCACCTGGGCAGGAACTTTTCATCCAGTGATGGAGCCTTCAGCCATTTAAAGAAACTCCAAGTGCTAAATCTGTCAGATAATTATTGGGACAGTGACACAGTAGCTCTACACCTGAAAAATCTGTCTTCACTGGAAGAATTACATCTTTCAGGGAACTTATTGATGAAGTTGACACCTGAAATGTTCTGCGAGTTGCTGTTTTTGAAATATATCTTCCTTGAAAAAAACTATATCACAGAAATAACCTCAGGGGCCTTTGAGTGCTTACCAAACTTGGTTGAATTGAATTTGGCCATGAATTCACTTTCTTGTATTTCCAACTTTCATCTTCCAAAGCTTCAAGTCTTGAACCTGAGCAGAAACGGCATTGAATTCTTCATGACCAGCGAGAATGAGGAAGAATACCATCTTCAAGTGCTTGATCTAAGTCACAACAGGTTGTTTCATTTTCCATTTCTTCCAAAATTGCATCAGATAAAACATTTGAATTTGTCTAGCAATTTAATGACCAGTGTAACACCTGACCTATTGAACAATTCAGCTGAATGGGACATAAGGAACAGATATAAAGAACTTACAGTGTTAAGTAAGACATCCAACCACAGTGCCCACGCAAGTTTATCGGAAGTGATATTTTTGGATTTAAGCAATAATGAACTGCCAGATATATCACATGGCTTTCTGAATAAATTTAGTTCCCTTGAACACTTGAACCTCAGTGGAAACTGTTTTCAGAATTTTAGTATCGAAAATGGCGATGAACTTAATTTTCTGTCTTCTTTAGATCTGAGTGACAATAAACTCAACAATATATCTCTGGGGGCAGATAATCAAAAGCTCCTGTCCTTAACATGCTTGTACCTTCAAAATAATTCCATTCAGTTATTACCCTCCCAGCTTTTTAAAGCCCTACCCAAGATAGAAACAGTCAATCTTGCAAACAATAACGTGAAGATTTGTAATATGGCAAACAAAACCATGGGATATGATAGCCAAATTCACCAGAGCAGTAATAGTAATAGGTGTGTGTCTTTTTCTGGAATCCCTTCTCTTAAATACCTCAACCTCGATGGAAATAACATTAAACAGTTGGCACCCTACACATTCTATCAGACCCCCTTGGTATATTTGGATATTTCAAGAAATAAAGATCTGGAAGTGACAAAACAGGCCATGGTAGGTTTGGAACATTCTTTGCAATTTCTCTCTTTAAGGTGGAATTCAATCCAAAACGCCAAAGTCACTTTGACATGCCTGAGTCACCTCCGAAATCTGGATTTGTCACACAATCAGTTAGAATCTTTACCAGATGGCATTGGGTGTTCTCCATTGCAAATCCTGGATATTCGGGGCAACAATCTTCACGTTCTTCAAGACTTAATCATTAGAAACGTGTCCCAAACTCTTAAAACACTGTACTTGAGTGGAAATGATTTTAACTGTTGTGCGCTGACTTGGATGGACATGCTGAATAGTACTGATGTTGAAGTACCAGATGTGTATAATGCAAAATGTTTTTACCCAAAGCAGAATGATTCTTCAACGGTCCAATTATTAAGTGATCACAGTGCATGTCATGCCAGAAGCATCCCGAAAGTCAGCCCCCTTTTGATTTTAATATCTGCACTTGCCTTTCTACTGGTTATTGGATCTGTGATAACATTAATTGTCGGAGAGTGCTGCAGATTGTGTCTGAACCCTGGAGATGAGAATTTTGAGGCAGACACTGCTCCAGTACAAACAAAGAGTGAGCACCAGCTGGAAGGGCTGTCTCTAAGTGTCATTAAAATAGAAACATAA